CGTGCTCGTAGCCGAGCGAGCTCACCGTGGCCGTGCCGAGCTTCAGCACGGCACCGTCCTGCGGCGCGAGGCGGATCCAGGCGGCACCGAGGGCGCGCAGGACGTGCCCGTGGGCGACCACGATCGCGTCGTCCCCCTCGGCGAGGACCGGGCGCACCCGGTTCAGCACGCGCTCGACGCGGACGCGGACCTCGGCGGCGTTCTCCCCCGGGGTGTCGCCCGCGGGGACGCCGTCGGTCCAGAGGTCCCAGGGTCCGTGCCGCTTGACCTTGATCTGCGGGGTGGTCAAGCCCTCGTACGCGCCGTAGTCCCACTCGTACAGGTCCTCGTCGAGCTCCGGGTCGACACCGACGAGCCGCGCGGTCTCGCGGGCGCGTTCGAGCGGGCTCGACAGCGCGAGCGCGAACGTCCGGTCCGCCAGGTAGCGTCCGGCGCGCTTCGCCTGCTCGATGCCGTTCTCGGTGAGCGGGATGTCGGTGCGGCCGGTGTGCTGACCGCTCTTCGACCACTCCGTCTCTCCGTGGCGGACGAGGACGAGTTCGCCGGGGCGTTCCGAGGTCATGTGTTCCTTCCGAGGTACAGGCCGAGCGCAGCCGCGCCGACCGAGACGACGAGCATCCCGAGGCCGTTGAGCACGGCGGGCCCGGGCTTCCCGGACCGGAACAGCTGCACGGTCTCGACACTCGCCGTCGAGAACGTCGTGTACCCGCCCATCATGCCCGTCCCGAGGACCGCGACCAGCGGCAGGCCGAGCGTGCCCGCCTCGCCGAGCCCGGTCACGACCCCGAGCACGAGCGATCCGGTGACGTTGATGAGCATCGTGCCGACCGGGAACCACCCCAGCGCGGCCCGTGCCACCCGCGCCTTCACGGTGCCGTCGAGTGCGAAGCGGAGCGCGGAGCCCAGGCCGCCGCCGAGCGAGACGACGAGGAGTTCGAGGGGGCTCACCGGGCGTCCTCCGTCCGGGCGCGGCGCGAGCGGCGGGCCCCGGCGAGCCACGCACCCGCGGCCGCGGCCACCACCCCGAGCGCGACCGACAGCAGCGCGTACCCGGTGCCCGCGCCCCACCGGCCGACGTCGA
The Curtobacterium citreum genome window above contains:
- a CDS encoding histidine phosphatase family protein; translated protein: MTSERPGELVLVRHGETEWSKSGQHTGRTDIPLTENGIEQAKRAGRYLADRTFALALSSPLERARETARLVGVDPELDEDLYEWDYGAYEGLTTPQIKVKRHGPWDLWTDGVPAGDTPGENAAEVRVRVERVLNRVRPVLAEGDDAIVVAHGHVLRALGAAWIRLAPQDGAVLKLGTATVSSLGYEHGRPVIDSWNIAPRD
- a CDS encoding fluoride efflux transporter FluC codes for the protein MSPLELLVVSLGGGLGSALRFALDGTVKARVARAALGWFPVGTMLINVTGSLVLGVVTGLGEAGTLGLPLVAVLGTGMMGGYTTFSTASVETVQLFRSGKPGPAVLNGLGMLVVSVGAAALGLYLGRNT